A segment of the Aridibaculum aurantiacum genome:
AGGTATGAGCAGGCTTCATTTAAATTGAGCACTGATTTCTGTAACTGTGCCTGGCTTTGGATAAGCCTTTCTAACTTGTCGAGACGTTTTAATATTTCGTCCATTTTGAAACGATTGAAATTGTTATCAAAAGGACTTTAGCGCTAAAGTCATCTTTGTTTTCTCAAAGACTTTGTAAAGGAAGTTAGAGGTGGGTGGAAGTTTGAAAGTGGAAATTTGGAAATCCTTGTAACTGTTGTAAGAGAAGCAGTTATGAAAAAGAGTGGAAATTTGATTTGGTAATTTGGCAGCAAATTACCGCAATTTAGCAGGTGGGTAAAGCCGCTAACCAGTAGTATTTTTCTATAAATGCGGCTAAGCCGTCAGGGTCGTTTTTCCAGATATTGAATTGTTTTATTGTTGATGCGGCGTAACGGTGGTCTAAAAACTTTCTTACGTCCAAAGGAGTAATTTCTTTGCGCTTCTGTAAGTTCATCTTGTTGAAATATCCCTTTCGGATTAACACATAATAAACTGCAGCTAACTCTTGCAACTGTCCGTGAATATTTTTGAAGTTTCGGTTGTTGTCAATCAGGTCGTGACTGTAAAGCTCTTCTTCAAAACTTGCAAACCTGTCCGGGTTCTTAATCATTACGTCAAAAGGCAATACTCCTTTTTCTTCAGGTCGAAAGTCTAATTTATAAACCGGTAAAGATTTTTCTTCAGGTTCCACTTTTATTTGAACAGACGTTGCAGGAAGTTTTACTTCATCAGCTTTAGTAAGTACTGGCTTATCAATCACAGCTTCACTAAAATAATACTGTCGTATTTCCTCTTCGGTTAACTGGTCTTCACTTAGCAGGTGTGCATATATATTTTGAAATTCAAGGTAGATGTGAATAAGATGGAACTTTAGAAGCTGGATAATATAAGAATTATCACGAAGGTCTTCGTAGTTTGTAGTGTTTGAAGTGGTGTTGATGGCTTCCCGTGTGTAGCCGTTTTCTTTTATTACCTGCTGTGCTTCTTTCAGCTTAGGCTTCAGCTTTTTGTTTATAGTATCATTGACCCAATACTTCTTACCGTTATCGTTAGCCCTCGAGATAAGAGAATGAATAGAATTAAAATAGCTGATAGCAGCGTTTTCCATTAGAAAGGCATAGTACTTTCTTTTGTTGTTTACCGGCTTTGGAAAGGTTACTTTAAATAAGGGTTGGAACTGGTAGTGCTCTTTCTGAACCTCCTGTAATAGTTCAAGATACTTTTGCTCTGAAACCTGCCCCTGCATCCAGGGGCGAAGGTTCAGAAATAATATTTTATTGAATACCTCTAAGCCATTACTCATACTGCCTTTAAGACTGATTGATTGAAAGTAGTTAATGCATTTGCATACTCTAAAATTACTTCATCTTCAAAGCTATCTAAATAATTTTCTGTAGTGGCTACGCTGCTATGACCTAAAGCATCTTTTATAAATGATGTTGGAGCTCCTTTGCGCTTCATAACTGTAGAGAAAGTATGACGGGCTGCATAAGTACCTGTTTTGTTTTCAATGCCTAAATCTTCGCATATTTCATACATTCTTTTATTAACCCACTTAATAAAGCGCTGGCAACGGTTCTTAATTGTTTTGGCAGATAGACCAGCTTCAAGGATTGAAAACAAGTAAGGGTTTTGTGGGTCTGTATTTTTATATTTTTCGATGATGGCAAGAGCTCTGGAATTGAGACCGACTTTTATAGGACGCAAATCTTTCTTTTTGGTTCTGATAGTTTTTTGCCTGTAGAAAGTAAGATAGTTGCCGCTGATATTGCTTGGCTTTAAAGCAATAATATCAGCGAAATTTATCCCGCTACATAAATAAGAGAAAATCCAAAAATCAACTGCTTTCTGTTGGTCTGCTTTCTCGGGGGTGTAAGTAAGTATGTGATTAATGTCAAAATCTTTCAAAGCCTTCTTTACATTCTGCCCTGTAGGTATTTCATAACTTTTGAAAGGATAAGCATCCCGAGAAAGAAACTTGTCTTTGATTGCCTTATTAATTATGGACCTAAGGTTTCTCATGTAAATGCTGATAGTACTTAGAGACTTGTTTTCGCTACGCAGGTGCTTTTCGTAAGACTGCAAGAACGCCGGAGTAATATCCTGTATCTGAAGATTTTTCTTAAACTCGTTAATTGAGTTGATGGTAGTTTGATAAGTGCCGGCAGTACCTACCTGGTCATTTGCTTTTAACAGGTTTATTGAAGTGGTGAACCAGTCGGTTAACATTCTGCTGGTGGTAGCGGTGGGAGTGGTTACAATGCCTTTTATAAACGCATCTTCAAAAGTTACAAAGGAAAAAGGTTTGATGGTTGCAACTACATCTTCTGCCTGCGACTGTAGCGCATTCAGCTTTTTCTTGATTTCCTTCAAATCCTCATCACGAAGTTTTGCACTGTTGAGCTTTGCCCAGTCTTCTTTGGTAACATGAAATTTTGTAGCGTACCTTCTTTTGTGGGGCTTCTGGTAGATGTTGAGTTTTATCAGGCATTTGCCATCAGAATTTGGGCGGGAAGCATCTAAAAAAAAGCTAACGAAAACTTGTGGCTGTTCCATATTTCTAAGCGTTTAATTAAGTGAATGTGACCACGAATGTGACCATAAAGTTACTAATAAATGCTAAAGAAAGTAGCAAAAAAGGAAACTATTTTTCCACAAATAATTGATAATTAAGCAGTTAAAGTAATAAAGGAAGACAAAGGAAAACAAGAGAAAGTTAGCAACTCTGTCTTACAAGCAGAGGGTCCGCGGTTCGAACCCGTGTGCTCCCACAGAGAAAGAGTTAGAGAAATCTAACTCTTTTTTTATGCTTAATTTTTTCAACCACTATTTGTAGTTGCTTTTTCTGAAGAGGCAATTTATCATACCCATATTTGACTGTAACTCCAATCGTGTATTTCTTCATCAGGACAAATTATTGGCTATTACCTTTAAGACATAATCTGTTTTAAACTATGACTTATTGCGAAGCAGTAACCAGTATGGAGCCGGGGAATGTTCATATTCATTACCATAATGAGCAATATGGTTTTCCTATACATGACGACAATGAACTTTTTGCTCGACTTGTTTTAGAGATCAACCAGGCTGGTCTTAGCTGGACAACCATTCTAAAAAAGAAAGAAAACTTTTACCAGGCGTATAGCCAATTTGATATAGCCGCTGTTGCAGAATATGGTGAAGAAGATGTAAAACGTTTGCTGGCTGATGCAGGGATTATCCGCAACAGGTTGAAGGTGCAGGCAGCTATTTATAATGCACAGCAGATACTTGCACTACAGCAGCAGTATGGTTCGTTTGAACAATGGCTCAATCATCATTACCCGCTTAGTAAGAATGAGTGGATAAAGATTTTTAAAAAGACTTTCAGGTTTACGGGAGGAGAGATCGTGAACGAGTTTCTTATGAGCACGGGCTATTTAGAAGGAGCTAATATACCATCGTGTGCGGTATATGCAAAGGTGCTTGAGAGCAAGCCTATGTGGCAAAAGTGTAGGGTTGAAAATGAACTAGTTTAACTGTAGAGCAGGCAGCCTGTAAGTCTGGCCATCATACATAAACAATTCATCTATTTCAATTGTCCAGTATTTGAAAAGTGGAGACTTGGTTAAATACTCAGTTACTTGTTCTTTGCTTTCTGCGCTAAGTAAGATCCAGCTCCTGTAGCTTTCCATGCTTACAGCATAAGAGTCAATCACGCCTTTGTTGATAAGAAAGTTGATGTAAGTACGATGCGGCGGAACATACGTCATGAACTCATCGTCCATGAAAAAATTTATGGTGACCAAGAACTTTCTTAATGATAAAATGTCTTCCATGACCTTTCATTTTTAAATTTTCCAATCTATTATTTCATTTACCCAATCCTGCCGGTGCGGCGTAGTCACCTTTATGTAGTTATCTGTGTAGCCCTCCATCATACCGTTCTTATCATTGGCTTCAAACAACACTTTCCGGGTATCACCTATATGGCGGCGGGTATGTTCGGACATCTTCATAAAACTTAAGTTTCTCAACTTTTTGTTCCTGTCATTCCTCACATTCATATGTATTACATTTTTCATGCCTGAAGCAAGTGTATTTTCTCGTTCACTGTAAGTGAATGTGTGTAAATAACTTACATCTAATTCATGCAAGAAATCATACGTCTCCTGAAAGTGTTCATCTGTTTCGCCCGGAAAACCAACTATTACATCAACACCAATTGCACAATGAGGCATAAGCTGTTTGATTTGCGCAACTCTTTCAGCATATAATTCTCTCCTGTAGCGCCTTCTCATCAATCCAAGAATGGTATTGCTGCCGCTTTGTAGCGGAATATGAAAATGGGGCATAAAGCTGCGGCTTTTGCTAACAAAATCTATGATGTCATTTGTCAACAAATTGGGTTCTATGGAAGAAATGCGGTACCGTTGAATTGCCTCAATTTTATCTAATTCCTGTACTAGCTGGTAAAATGTTTCTTCATGTTTTTTGCCTTCTGGACCTTTTCCAAAATCGCCCAGGTTAACGCCTGTTAAAACAATTTCTTTTACTCCTGTAGCGGCTAATTGATGTACGTTTTTTACCACGTTTTCTACCGTATCGCTCCGGCTTTTTCCACGCGCCATAGGTATGGTACAAAATGAACAGTTGTAGTCGCAGCCGTCTTGTACTTTTAAAAAAGTGCGGGTTCTGTCATTTATAGAATGGGATGAAATAAAACCAGAAACATCCGCCACATCGCAGCTGCAGATCTTT
Coding sequences within it:
- a CDS encoding DUF6617 family protein codes for the protein MSNGLEVFNKILFLNLRPWMQGQVSEQKYLELLQEVQKEHYQFQPLFKVTFPKPVNNKRKYYAFLMENAAISYFNSIHSLISRANDNGKKYWVNDTINKKLKPKLKEAQQVIKENGYTREAINTTSNTTNYEDLRDNSYIIQLLKFHLIHIYLEFQNIYAHLLSEDQLTEEEIRQYYFSEAVIDKPVLTKADEVKLPATSVQIKVEPEEKSLPVYKLDFRPEEKGVLPFDVMIKNPDRFASFEEELYSHDLIDNNRNFKNIHGQLQELAAVYYVLIRKGYFNKMNLQKRKEITPLDVRKFLDHRYAASTIKQFNIWKNDPDGLAAFIEKYYWLAALPTC
- a CDS encoding site-specific integrase is translated as MEQPQVFVSFFLDASRPNSDGKCLIKLNIYQKPHKRRYATKFHVTKEDWAKLNSAKLRDEDLKEIKKKLNALQSQAEDVVATIKPFSFVTFEDAFIKGIVTTPTATTSRMLTDWFTTSINLLKANDQVGTAGTYQTTINSINEFKKNLQIQDITPAFLQSYEKHLRSENKSLSTISIYMRNLRSIINKAIKDKFLSRDAYPFKSYEIPTGQNVKKALKDFDINHILTYTPEKADQQKAVDFWIFSYLCSGINFADIIALKPSNISGNYLTFYRQKTIRTKKKDLRPIKVGLNSRALAIIEKYKNTDPQNPYLFSILEAGLSAKTIKNRCQRFIKWVNKRMYEICEDLGIENKTGTYAARHTFSTVMKRKGAPTSFIKDALGHSSVATTENYLDSFEDEVILEYANALTTFNQSVLKAV
- a CDS encoding DNA-3-methyladenine glycosylase I — its product is MTYCEAVTSMEPGNVHIHYHNEQYGFPIHDDNELFARLVLEINQAGLSWTTILKKKENFYQAYSQFDIAAVAEYGEEDVKRLLADAGIIRNRLKVQAAIYNAQQILALQQQYGSFEQWLNHHYPLSKNEWIKIFKKTFRFTGGEIVNEFLMSTGYLEGANIPSCAVYAKVLESKPMWQKCRVENELV
- the mtaB gene encoding tRNA (N(6)-L-threonylcarbamoyladenosine(37)-C(2))-methylthiotransferase MtaB gives rise to the protein MEQTKSVAFHTLGCKLNFSETSTLSRLLEKEGFEKREFNDKADVYVINTCSVTDNADKECRMLVRRIQRRAPESMVVITGCYAQLKPQEIASIQGVDLVLGAAEKFNIAQHLKELTKGDSTKICSCDVADVSGFISSHSINDRTRTFLKVQDGCDYNCSFCTIPMARGKSRSDTVENVVKNVHQLAATGVKEIVLTGVNLGDFGKGPEGKKHEETFYQLVQELDKIEAIQRYRISSIEPNLLTNDIIDFVSKSRSFMPHFHIPLQSGSNTILGLMRRRYRRELYAERVAQIKQLMPHCAIGVDVIVGFPGETDEHFQETYDFLHELDVSYLHTFTYSERENTLASGMKNVIHMNVRNDRNKKLRNLSFMKMSEHTRRHIGDTRKVLFEANDKNGMMEGYTDNYIKVTTPHRQDWVNEIIDWKI